The Hippopotamus amphibius kiboko isolate mHipAmp2 chromosome 3, mHipAmp2.hap2, whole genome shotgun sequence genomic interval gTGTTgctatggtgaattacattgatttattttaaatgttgaaccaGATTTACATTCCcaggataaacctcacttgatcatgatatattaTCCTTTTACATAGTGTTTTATTAAATTTGCTAGTGTTTTTGAAGATATCTGCTACTATGTTgttgagggatattggtctatagtatCTTTTCTTGTAATGCTTTGATATCAGGGCAATAGTGGCCTTATAAATGAGTTAGGAAGGTTCCTTCCTGTTCTATTTTCTAAGAGGTTTGCATAATATTGATATTATTGCTTTCTTAAATGTTCGAGAGAAATCATCAGTGAAGCCCACTAAGCCTGGAGATTCTTTGTCAGAAGATAATTAAtttgtaatttgatttttaaaactttagtggaactattcaatttttaaatttatttttgggccttgatttgtgtttttaaataaatttgtctaTTTTACTTATGTTGCCAAATATATTTcatcaaacatttttatattattactttattaaaattttaatgcctTTATATCTGTAGTGATAGCTCCTCTTTCATTCCCTATGTTGATAATTTGTGTCTCTATGAGGGAATTAACTGTGCCTTATCTACAATCTAATAAGTTAGGCCTCTACAGTTTTATGTAGACTTACAGAAGACATGAGACTCctggagagagacaaagaaatttGTTACAGTAAAAGTAGTTGCCCAAAATGaccaaaccaaaaagaaaatgaagaaaatatttccatttacagttgaaccaaaaagtataaaatacttaaaaataaatgtaatcgggcttcctaggtggtgcagtggttaagaatctgcctgccagtgcaagggacacaggttcgatccctgctccaggaagatcccacatgccgcggagcaactaagcccgtgcgccacaactactgagcctgtgctttagagcccgtgaaccacaactattgagcccatgtgctgcaactactgaagcccatgcacctagagcccatgctccacaagagaagccacagcaatgaggagcccgcgcaccgcaacgaagagtagcccccactcaccgcaactaaagatagcccgcgcacagcaaaaaagacccaacacaaccaatttaattaattaattaattaaaaaaataaataaacccaatCAAGGAGGACTTTTACATGGAAAATtgcaaaacattgttgaaagaaattgtagGAGAcataaatagatggaaagatattctgtgatCATGGCTTGGAAGATTTACTATTGCTAAAATGTCAATataacccaaagcaatctacaggtttaatgaaattaaattatcaAATTCCCAATGCTATTTTtggaagaagtagaaaaatctATTCTAAAATTCATACGGAATCTTAAGGGgccttgaatagccaaaacaatcttgaaaaagaagaataaagttggaggccTCACATTCtctgatttaaatatttattgtagagCCACAGTTATCAAAAGATGTGGTGCAGGCATAAAGTGGACATATAgagcaatggaatagaatagagagctcaaAAATAAACCCTTGCACGTCTGATCAAATGATACTGACTAAAAAAAGTAGTTGCTGGAGTATTAGCATCATTGTTCTATTTTCCTGAGCCCCACACACCACAGGGTGATGTGGAGGACCAGAAGCCTGCATGTGTAGTGGGCTGCACCACAGAAGAGGAACTCTGAGCTTAAGGAGCCCATCGCTATTTTTGGCAAGCACTAAGCAAGCATTCTCTTTGTACTCAGGGAGACCATCCTCATCTCTCAGAATTACCAGCTGCACGAAGACTCCTGAGCAATGGCCCAGGTAAAAAGTGATCAGGGTCTAGACTTAACACTCAGCAAGACAAGTAGGAGTACAAATACATGTAGGAATGCACTGCCTCCCTACAGTCCTCTTTTTCTCTAATTAGTCTAACTAAAAGTTTATCAGTTGCATtgatcttttacaaatatttgcttttgATTTCATTAACTTCCtctgctgtttttctgttttctgtaatttAGCTCTTATCTTTAGCTCagctgttcttatttttctaattcattaagGTAGAAGTTTAGGctgttgatttgatttgatttgatttgacttgattcttaatgtaatttttattttaaattggagtatagttgatatacaatattgtgttagtttcaggtgtacagcaaagtgattcagttatatatatatatcccttcttcttcagattcttttcccatacagattattacagaatgagtagagttgcctgtgctataaaACAGgttcttgttgattattttatatatagtagtgcttatatgttaatcctaaaatctgaatttatccttcctccccacctttcccttttggtaaccataagtttgtttttgaagcctGTGAGTCTAGGTATCTCTTCACACAAGTCacaatgaccatcatcaaaaagtctacaaataataaatgctggagagggtgtggagaaaattgaaccctcctacactgttggtagaaatgtaaattgggacAACCCCtttggagaacaatatggagattccttaaaaaactaaaaatagaaataccatatgatcgagcaatcccgctcctggacatatatctggagaaaaccataactggaaaagatacatgtaccccaatattcattgcaacattgtttacaatagtcaagacatggaagcaacctaaatgtccattgacagatggatggataaagaagatgtggtacatatatacaacggaatattactcagccataaaaaagaatgaaataatgacatttgcagcaacatgaatggacctagagattattgctTTTagacctttattcttttctaaaataagcatttaaGGCTACCAATTTCTCCAAaagtactgctttagctgcattgCTCAAATTTTGATACgttctcttcattttccttttcatgttttctttattccATGGATTATTAgaagtttgttatttttttacctACAGAATCAAAGTGCTTTTCTTTGAATCTTGGATGTATCACTTACTAGATTTGTAGCTTTGCGcaagttctttgatttctttgaagttcaaatttataatatgtaaaatgggaataataagagACTCTAACTTCCAGAactattgtgaagattaaatgaagcaaTCTATGTAAAGGACATAGAAGAGTGCCTGGAACAGAATGAGCCCACAGAAACTGCTAGCTATTACTATTGatagttttattacttttaatttaatgaatGTAATAATTCACAAAACAATCCTGTACTTTTaacatgtaaattatttttaattttctcaattatacatttttccttttgtgcacacatctttctatattttgcatTATCCCTTTAGGCTGGactatgagaaaaattaaaaaaacaatacttAATTCAAGGGCATAAAGATACTTCCGTCTGGTTCCTTCTTCATTGCTGTCACTAGTTAGtttggtgtgctccaaggacaaagaacaagacaaaCTCAAAAGGCCAACATCGCTGGAAGAGAGAGTTTCCAGACCCTTATCCCTCTGTCACAGAGCAACCATTGCAATATCTCTGGGccttcccaagcagcatgccttgctcctttcccatcccatataaggaaaggtAGTTGTCCAGTTCTTCTCTGGCTCTGCACATTGGAAATATGGAGACCCTAGCCAATCAGCAGGTGACTCACAAGTCCTTttgttccctggctataaaaacagacaagcaacccatgctcatcTTCGACTCTCCCTGGCTACCAGGCAGTCAGCCCGCTGTTCTGGCAGTCCCTTCTCTTTAGCAAATCCTATCTTCCTTACATCCTGCCTTATagctggaaattcttttccaagcCACGCTCAGACCACAGCAGTGAGGTAATAAGTCTGATAGATCCCTGCTGtcccctaaaggaaagtaaccTTGCAATAACCAAACCGTTTATTTGTCTagtataacttccttgttcctgcttccttctgcctataagtctttcattttgtgaaAGACATGCTCCTTAGatctcctttctatctgctaggtTGGGTGCTGCCTGATTCAAATTGATATTTGCTcagataaactcttaaaattgaaAAGCATGCCTCAGTTCATCTTTTAACATACCCCAGCGTAATGAATGGCCattctcatttttactttttcaaggggagctgatgttttgttttctcaCTACACGTTCATCACACAATACAGGTTCCAAGGTTGTGTAAACTTGGTCATAGACTCTAGAAAATAACTGGCATTGACCAATTTTTCCTCTCCAAAGTGCAGAAGGTAAGGTAGAGCTATAGGAATCCTTAAGTGCAGGCCTTGTTCAGCCTGGTCCTCCTACCTCCACACACtcacacttttctttctttctcctgctctcaAGGCATCCCAAGGTCTCATTAAGTGAAACAGAGAATCTGTAGCACCCTTCTTGCTTTAAATGAAATTCCAGGCAGCCTAGGAGGCTGTGGGGCGGAGCTCTGGTTTGGGAGAAAAGAGGTGTACTGCTTGAACTAATTAGTTTAGACGCTTTCCCGGTGTCCTCGCTACAGGCACACCGGCAGCGTGCCCAGTGGGTGAGAAGCCGAGTCGCCGCCAGGCCACACCGCAAGCCAGCAGTCTCCAGACGTACCTGCCAGGGATCTTCCCAGCTTAGGGTTTGggtcccggccccgccccctgacGGTCCAGGGGTTtctccggccccgcccccggccctgaCTCGACTCCTGGCCCCACCCCTGCACGGTGTCCTCGGGAACCCTCGGCTGGGGAGGCTCGCTCTCCGGCTGAGCCGGGTTGGGGGCGGAGCCCGGCCTGCAGCTGCAGCGACCCGAGCGGCGGGAGGTGGCGCCTCCGTCCTGGAGCCGGGATTCGCAGCCATGACGGCGTCGGCCCGCGGCTTCTGGCTGCTCCGCGGCCGCCTGGGCCGAGTGTCGGCGCTGGGCCGGAGCGCGCTGTCATCCCTGGCGGCGCCAGGAACGGCCGGGCGCACGTTCCGGGGCTTTCGGAGCAGCGGCATGAGGTACGAGCGCTCCCGCACGCTCGACCTCTTCGGGCCCGGGAGCTCCCGCGTGCGAAGCCGCTGGCTGCGGGAGGGGCGGCAGGGCGCCGGCGGCTGGCGCGGGCGAGGCCCCCGCGCGTGAGGCCCGGGGCTCCGGGCGGCCCTgcggcgcggcggggcggggggctgggccTGCCTGGGCTCCGAACTTGGCCTTGCCGGCCCGGCGGGCGGGTCGCGTCGGCCGCGAGTCGGGCAACTTGGACGTGCTCTGCGCCCACTGGAGCCGCGGCGGCTGCAGTTGAGTGAGGAAGACCTTTGAACTCCAGAGGAAAGGGACCCTGAAAACACGTGGTCTGCTTGTTTAAagcatttgttttggttttggttattGTTGTGTTTCATAAACAAAGGAGTGGGCGATGGCCAGATGGTTTAGTAGTGTTTGAGTTTCTGAATTTCATTGTTGGTGGTAATACTGAGGTCTTTTCCAGCTTAAAATAACTGGCGATTTCACAAAATAAGACATTAATCTTGACTTCTCAGTCTTTTTCTGTGTGGCGGTTCTCGAATCTCTGTGGTCTTAGGTTGACGTGATCAATCTTTGATTCACTGCATCTCTTTGGACCTTGTTGCTGGCTAGCGGATTGCGAGAATGGTTTTA includes:
- the MTHFD2L gene encoding bifunctional methylenetetrahydrofolate dehydrogenase/cyclohydrolase 2, mitochondrial isoform X5, translated to MTASARGFWLLRGRLGRVSALGRSALSSLAAPGTAGRTFRGFRSSGMRTSREKRFHLPEVATVCLPTCPHPQSSLLICSDTLVV